In Dama dama isolate Ldn47 chromosome 20, ASM3311817v1, whole genome shotgun sequence, a single window of DNA contains:
- the MED8 gene encoding mediator of RNA polymerase II transcription subunit 8 isoform X3: MQREEKQLEASLDALLSQVADLKNSLGSFIYKLENEYDRLTWPSVLDSFALLSGQLNTLNKVLKHEKTPLFRNQVIIPLVLSPDRDEDLMRQTEGRVPVFSHEVVPDHLRTKPDPEVEEQEKQLTTDAARIGADAAQKQIQSLNKMCSNLLEKINKEERESESGGLRPNKQTFNPADTNALVAAVAFGKGLSNWRPSGSSGPSQPGQPGAGTVLAGASGLQQVQMAGAPSQQQPMLSGVQMAQAGQPGKMPSGIKTNIKSASMHPYQRGQV, translated from the exons ATGCAG AGGGAGGAAAAACAGCTTGAGGCATCATTAGATGCATTGCTGAGTCAAGTGGCTGATCTGAAGAACTCACTGGGGAGTTTCATTTACAAGCTGGAGAACGAGTATGACCGGCTGACCTG GCCATCTGTCCTGGACAGCTTTGCCTTGCTTTCTGGACAGCTGAACACTTTGAACAAGGTCTTGAAGCATGAAAAGACACCACTGTTCCGCAACCAAGTCATCATCCCTCTGGTGTTGTCCCCAGACCGAGATGAAGATCTCATG AGGCAGACTGAAGGACGGGTACCTGTTTTCAGCCATGAGGTGGTCCCTGACCATCTGAGAACCAAGCCTGACCCTGAGGTCGAAGAGCAAGAGAAGCAGCTGACCACGGATGCTGCTCGCATTGGTGCTGATGCAGCACAG AAACAGATCCAGAGCTTGAACAAAATGTGCTCAAACCTTCTGGAGAAAATCAACAAAGAGGAACGAGAATCAGAGAGTGGAG GTCTCCGGCCGAACAAGCAGACCTTTAATCCAGCAGACACCAATGCCTTAGTGGCAGCTGTTGCCTTTGGAAAGGGGCTGTCTAACTGGAGGCCTTCAGGCAGCAGTGGTCCTAGCCAGCCAGGCCAGCCGGGAGCTGGAACAGTCCTCGCAGGAGCCTCAGGATTACAGCAGGTGCAGATGGCAGGAGCTCCAAGTCAGCAGCAGCCAATGCTCAGTGGGGTGCAGATGGCCCAAGCAGGTCAGCCAG GGAAAATGCCAAGTGGGATAAAAACCAACATCAAGTCGGCTTCCATGCATCCCTACCAGCG tggacAAGTTTGA
- the MED8 gene encoding mediator of RNA polymerase II transcription subunit 8 isoform X4: MQREEKQLEASLDALLSQVADLKNSLGSFIYKLENEYDRLTWPSVLDSFALLSGQLNTLNKVLKHEKTPLFRNQVIIPLVLSPDRDEDLMRQTEGRVPVFSHEVVPDHLRTKPDPEVEEQEKQLTTDAARIGADAAQKQIQSLNKMCSNLLEKINKEERESESGGLRPNKQTFNPADTNALVAAVAFGKGLSNWRPSGSSGPSQPGQPGAGTVLAGASGLQQVQMAGAPSQQQPMLSGVQMAQAGQPGKMPSGIKTNIKSASMHPYQRNT, encoded by the exons ATGCAG AGGGAGGAAAAACAGCTTGAGGCATCATTAGATGCATTGCTGAGTCAAGTGGCTGATCTGAAGAACTCACTGGGGAGTTTCATTTACAAGCTGGAGAACGAGTATGACCGGCTGACCTG GCCATCTGTCCTGGACAGCTTTGCCTTGCTTTCTGGACAGCTGAACACTTTGAACAAGGTCTTGAAGCATGAAAAGACACCACTGTTCCGCAACCAAGTCATCATCCCTCTGGTGTTGTCCCCAGACCGAGATGAAGATCTCATG AGGCAGACTGAAGGACGGGTACCTGTTTTCAGCCATGAGGTGGTCCCTGACCATCTGAGAACCAAGCCTGACCCTGAGGTCGAAGAGCAAGAGAAGCAGCTGACCACGGATGCTGCTCGCATTGGTGCTGATGCAGCACAG AAACAGATCCAGAGCTTGAACAAAATGTGCTCAAACCTTCTGGAGAAAATCAACAAAGAGGAACGAGAATCAGAGAGTGGAG GTCTCCGGCCGAACAAGCAGACCTTTAATCCAGCAGACACCAATGCCTTAGTGGCAGCTGTTGCCTTTGGAAAGGGGCTGTCTAACTGGAGGCCTTCAGGCAGCAGTGGTCCTAGCCAGCCAGGCCAGCCGGGAGCTGGAACAGTCCTCGCAGGAGCCTCAGGATTACAGCAGGTGCAGATGGCAGGAGCTCCAAGTCAGCAGCAGCCAATGCTCAGTGGGGTGCAGATGGCCCAAGCAGGTCAGCCAG GGAAAATGCCAAGTGGGATAAAAACCAACATCAAGTCGGCTTCCATGCATCCCTACCAGCG aaacacaTAA
- the MED8 gene encoding mediator of RNA polymerase II transcription subunit 8 isoform X5, with protein MQREEKQLEASLDALLSQVADLKNSLGSFIYKLENEYDRLTWPSVLDSFALLSGQLNTLNKVLKHEKTPLFRNQVIIPLVLSPDRDEDLMRQTEGRVPVFSHEVVPDHLRTKPDPEVEEQEKQLTTDAARIGADAAQKQIQSLNKMCSNLLEKINKEERESESGGLRPNKQTFNPADTNALVAAVAFGKGLSNWRPSGSSGPSQPGQPGAGTVLAGASGLQQVQMAGAPSQQQPMLSGVQMAQAGQPGKMPSGIKTNIKSASMHPYQRCR; from the exons ATGCAG AGGGAGGAAAAACAGCTTGAGGCATCATTAGATGCATTGCTGAGTCAAGTGGCTGATCTGAAGAACTCACTGGGGAGTTTCATTTACAAGCTGGAGAACGAGTATGACCGGCTGACCTG GCCATCTGTCCTGGACAGCTTTGCCTTGCTTTCTGGACAGCTGAACACTTTGAACAAGGTCTTGAAGCATGAAAAGACACCACTGTTCCGCAACCAAGTCATCATCCCTCTGGTGTTGTCCCCAGACCGAGATGAAGATCTCATG AGGCAGACTGAAGGACGGGTACCTGTTTTCAGCCATGAGGTGGTCCCTGACCATCTGAGAACCAAGCCTGACCCTGAGGTCGAAGAGCAAGAGAAGCAGCTGACCACGGATGCTGCTCGCATTGGTGCTGATGCAGCACAG AAACAGATCCAGAGCTTGAACAAAATGTGCTCAAACCTTCTGGAGAAAATCAACAAAGAGGAACGAGAATCAGAGAGTGGAG GTCTCCGGCCGAACAAGCAGACCTTTAATCCAGCAGACACCAATGCCTTAGTGGCAGCTGTTGCCTTTGGAAAGGGGCTGTCTAACTGGAGGCCTTCAGGCAGCAGTGGTCCTAGCCAGCCAGGCCAGCCGGGAGCTGGAACAGTCCTCGCAGGAGCCTCAGGATTACAGCAGGTGCAGATGGCAGGAGCTCCAAGTCAGCAGCAGCCAATGCTCAGTGGGGTGCAGATGGCCCAAGCAGGTCAGCCAG GGAAAATGCCAAGTGGGATAAAAACCAACATCAAGTCGGCTTCCATGCATCCCTACCAGCG ATGCAGGTGA
- the MED8 gene encoding mediator of RNA polymerase II transcription subunit 8 isoform X2 — translation MQREEKQLEASLDALLSQVADLKNSLGSFIYKLENEYDRLTWPSVLDSFALLSGQLNTLNKVLKHEKTPLFRNQVIIPLVLSPDRDEDLMRQTEGRVPVFSHEVVPDHLRTKPDPEVEEQEKQLTTDAARIGADAAQKQIQSLNKMCSNLLEKINKEERESESGGLRPNKQTFNPADTNALVAAVAFGKGLSNWRPSGSSGPSQPGQPGAGTVLAGASGLQQVQMAGAPSQQQPMLSGVQMAQAGQPGKMPSGIKTNIKSASMHPYQRAGDSFCP, via the exons ATGCAG AGGGAGGAAAAACAGCTTGAGGCATCATTAGATGCATTGCTGAGTCAAGTGGCTGATCTGAAGAACTCACTGGGGAGTTTCATTTACAAGCTGGAGAACGAGTATGACCGGCTGACCTG GCCATCTGTCCTGGACAGCTTTGCCTTGCTTTCTGGACAGCTGAACACTTTGAACAAGGTCTTGAAGCATGAAAAGACACCACTGTTCCGCAACCAAGTCATCATCCCTCTGGTGTTGTCCCCAGACCGAGATGAAGATCTCATG AGGCAGACTGAAGGACGGGTACCTGTTTTCAGCCATGAGGTGGTCCCTGACCATCTGAGAACCAAGCCTGACCCTGAGGTCGAAGAGCAAGAGAAGCAGCTGACCACGGATGCTGCTCGCATTGGTGCTGATGCAGCACAG AAACAGATCCAGAGCTTGAACAAAATGTGCTCAAACCTTCTGGAGAAAATCAACAAAGAGGAACGAGAATCAGAGAGTGGAG GTCTCCGGCCGAACAAGCAGACCTTTAATCCAGCAGACACCAATGCCTTAGTGGCAGCTGTTGCCTTTGGAAAGGGGCTGTCTAACTGGAGGCCTTCAGGCAGCAGTGGTCCTAGCCAGCCAGGCCAGCCGGGAGCTGGAACAGTCCTCGCAGGAGCCTCAGGATTACAGCAGGTGCAGATGGCAGGAGCTCCAAGTCAGCAGCAGCCAATGCTCAGTGGGGTGCAGATGGCCCAAGCAGGTCAGCCAG GGAAAATGCCAAGTGGGATAAAAACCAACATCAAGTCGGCTTCCATGCATCCCTACCAGCG AGCCGGTGACAGCTTCTGTCCTTAG
- the MED8 gene encoding mediator of RNA polymerase II transcription subunit 8 isoform X1, whose translation MQREEKQLEASLDALLSQVADLKNSLGSFIYKLENEYDRLTWPSVLDSFALLSGQLNTLNKVLKHEKTPLFRNQVIIPLVLSPDRDEDLMRQTEGRVPVFSHEVVPDHLRTKPDPEVEEQEKQLTTDAARIGADAAQKQIQSLNKMCSNLLEKINKEERESESGGLRPNKQTFNPADTNALVAAVAFGKGLSNWRPSGSSGPSQPGQPGAGTVLAGASGLQQVQMAGAPSQQQPMLSGVQMAQAGQPGKMPSGIKTNIKSASMHPYQRTCPDLRLLHVW comes from the exons ATGCAG AGGGAGGAAAAACAGCTTGAGGCATCATTAGATGCATTGCTGAGTCAAGTGGCTGATCTGAAGAACTCACTGGGGAGTTTCATTTACAAGCTGGAGAACGAGTATGACCGGCTGACCTG GCCATCTGTCCTGGACAGCTTTGCCTTGCTTTCTGGACAGCTGAACACTTTGAACAAGGTCTTGAAGCATGAAAAGACACCACTGTTCCGCAACCAAGTCATCATCCCTCTGGTGTTGTCCCCAGACCGAGATGAAGATCTCATG AGGCAGACTGAAGGACGGGTACCTGTTTTCAGCCATGAGGTGGTCCCTGACCATCTGAGAACCAAGCCTGACCCTGAGGTCGAAGAGCAAGAGAAGCAGCTGACCACGGATGCTGCTCGCATTGGTGCTGATGCAGCACAG AAACAGATCCAGAGCTTGAACAAAATGTGCTCAAACCTTCTGGAGAAAATCAACAAAGAGGAACGAGAATCAGAGAGTGGAG GTCTCCGGCCGAACAAGCAGACCTTTAATCCAGCAGACACCAATGCCTTAGTGGCAGCTGTTGCCTTTGGAAAGGGGCTGTCTAACTGGAGGCCTTCAGGCAGCAGTGGTCCTAGCCAGCCAGGCCAGCCGGGAGCTGGAACAGTCCTCGCAGGAGCCTCAGGATTACAGCAGGTGCAGATGGCAGGAGCTCCAAGTCAGCAGCAGCCAATGCTCAGTGGGGTGCAGATGGCCCAAGCAGGTCAGCCAG GGAAAATGCCAAGTGGGATAAAAACCAACATCAAGTCGGCTTCCATGCATCCCTACCAGCG AACTTGCCCTGATCTGAGACTGCTTCATGTCTGGTGA
- the MED8 gene encoding mediator of RNA polymerase II transcription subunit 8 isoform X6 — MQREEKQLEASLDALLSQVADLKNSLGSFIYKLENEYDRLTWPSVLDSFALLSGQLNTLNKVLKHEKTPLFRNQVIIPLVLSPDRDEDLMRQTEGRVPVFSHEVVPDHLRTKPDPEVEEQEKQLTTDAARIGADAAQKQIQSLNKMCSNLLEKINKEERESESGGLRPNKQTFNPADTNALVAAVAFGKGLSNWRPSGSSGPSQPGQPGAGTVLAGASGLQQVQMAGAPSQQQPMLSGVQMAQAGQPGKMPSGIKTNIKSASMHPYQR; from the exons ATGCAG AGGGAGGAAAAACAGCTTGAGGCATCATTAGATGCATTGCTGAGTCAAGTGGCTGATCTGAAGAACTCACTGGGGAGTTTCATTTACAAGCTGGAGAACGAGTATGACCGGCTGACCTG GCCATCTGTCCTGGACAGCTTTGCCTTGCTTTCTGGACAGCTGAACACTTTGAACAAGGTCTTGAAGCATGAAAAGACACCACTGTTCCGCAACCAAGTCATCATCCCTCTGGTGTTGTCCCCAGACCGAGATGAAGATCTCATG AGGCAGACTGAAGGACGGGTACCTGTTTTCAGCCATGAGGTGGTCCCTGACCATCTGAGAACCAAGCCTGACCCTGAGGTCGAAGAGCAAGAGAAGCAGCTGACCACGGATGCTGCTCGCATTGGTGCTGATGCAGCACAG AAACAGATCCAGAGCTTGAACAAAATGTGCTCAAACCTTCTGGAGAAAATCAACAAAGAGGAACGAGAATCAGAGAGTGGAG GTCTCCGGCCGAACAAGCAGACCTTTAATCCAGCAGACACCAATGCCTTAGTGGCAGCTGTTGCCTTTGGAAAGGGGCTGTCTAACTGGAGGCCTTCAGGCAGCAGTGGTCCTAGCCAGCCAGGCCAGCCGGGAGCTGGAACAGTCCTCGCAGGAGCCTCAGGATTACAGCAGGTGCAGATGGCAGGAGCTCCAAGTCAGCAGCAGCCAATGCTCAGTGGGGTGCAGATGGCCCAAGCAGGTCAGCCAG GGAAAATGCCAAGTGGGATAAAAACCAACATCAAGTCGGCTTCCATGCATCCCTACCAGCGGTGA
- the LOC133041477 gene encoding transmembrane protein 258-like, producing MELEALSRYTSPVNPAIFPHVTVVLLAVDMFFTSWFFVYKVTSTKYTWDIYKELLISLEASLFIDFRVLCLLLWVSVYV from the coding sequence ATGGAGCTTGAGGCCCTGAGTAGATATACCAGTCCAGTGAACCCAGCTATCTTTCCCCATGTGACTGTGGTACTGTTGGCCGTTGACATGTTCTTCACCTCCTGGTTCTTTGTTTATAAGGTCACCTCCACCAAGTACACTTGGGATATCTACAAAGAGCTCCTCATCTCATTGGAGGCCTCACTCTTCATTGACTTTCGAGTCCTCTGCCTGCTGCTCTGGGTCAGTGTCTATGTCTGA
- the ELOVL1 gene encoding elongation of very long chain fatty acids protein 1 isoform X1, translating to MRKWQAGWPWGLLSSPAASQPSTTARLAPTESLARMEAVVNLYQEMMKHADPRVQGYPLMGSPLLMTSILLTYVYFVLSLGPRIMANRKPFQLRGFMVVYNFSLVALSLYIVYEFLMSGWLSSYTWRCDPVDFSNNPEALRMVRVAWLFLFSKFIELIDTVIFVLRKKDGQVTFLHVFHHSVLPWSWWWGVKIAPGGMGSFHAMINSSVHVIMYLYYGLSALGPVAQPYLWWKKHMTAIQLIQFVLVSLHISQYYFLPSCNYQYPVIIHLIWMYGTIFFVLFSNFWYQSYTKGKRLPRVLQQNGVPGTTKVKAN from the exons ATGAGGAAGTGGCAGGCAGGCTGGCCCTGGGGACTCCTCTCCAGCCCTGCTGCATCCCAGCCCTCCACGACTGCCCGCCTGGCCCCCACTG AGTCCTTAGCCAGGATGGAGGCTGTTGTGAACCTGTACCAGGAGATGATGAAGCATGCAG ATCCGCGGGTCCAGGGCTACCCTCTGATGGGGTCCCCCCTGCTAATGACCTCCATCCTCCTGACCTATGTATACTTCGTTCTCTCACTGGGGCCTCGCATCATGGCCAACCGGAAGCCCTTCCAGCTCCGTGGCTTCATGGTTGTCTACAACTTCTCACTGGTGGCACTTTCTCTCTACATTGTCTATGAG TTCCTGATGTCTGGCTGGCTAAGTTCCTACACCTGGCGCTGCGACCCAGTGGACTTTTCCAACAACCCGGAGGCACTTAGG ATGGTTCGAGTGGCCTGGCTCTTCCTCTTCTCCAAGTTCATTGAGCTGATAGACACA GTGATCTTTGTTCTCCGGAAGAAAGATGGACAGGTGACCTTCCTACATGTCTTCCATCACTCAGTGCTTCCCTGGAGCTGGTGGTGGGGGGTAAAAATAGCCCCAG GAGGAATGGGCTCTTTCCATGCCATGATAAACTCCTCCGTGCACGTCATCATGTACCTGTACTATGGATTGTCTGCCCTTGGCCCTGTGGCTCAGCCCTACCTTTGGTGGAAAAAGCACATGACAGCCATCCAGCTG ATCCAGTTTGTCCTGGTCTCGCTGCACATCTCCCAGTACTACTTCCTGCCCAGTTGTAACTACCAGTACCCAGTCATCATCCACCTCATCTGGATGTACGGCACCATCTTCTTCGTGCTCTTCTCCAATTTCTGGTATCAGTCTTACACTAAAGGCAAGCGGCTGCCCCGTGTACTTCAGCAAAACGGAGTTCCAGGTACCACCAAAGTCAAGGCCAACTAA
- the ELOVL1 gene encoding elongation of very long chain fatty acids protein 1 isoform X2, whose translation MEAVVNLYQEMMKHADPRVQGYPLMGSPLLMTSILLTYVYFVLSLGPRIMANRKPFQLRGFMVVYNFSLVALSLYIVYEFLMSGWLSSYTWRCDPVDFSNNPEALRMVRVAWLFLFSKFIELIDTVIFVLRKKDGQVTFLHVFHHSVLPWSWWWGVKIAPGGMGSFHAMINSSVHVIMYLYYGLSALGPVAQPYLWWKKHMTAIQLIQFVLVSLHISQYYFLPSCNYQYPVIIHLIWMYGTIFFVLFSNFWYQSYTKGKRLPRVLQQNGVPGTTKVKAN comes from the exons ATGGAGGCTGTTGTGAACCTGTACCAGGAGATGATGAAGCATGCAG ATCCGCGGGTCCAGGGCTACCCTCTGATGGGGTCCCCCCTGCTAATGACCTCCATCCTCCTGACCTATGTATACTTCGTTCTCTCACTGGGGCCTCGCATCATGGCCAACCGGAAGCCCTTCCAGCTCCGTGGCTTCATGGTTGTCTACAACTTCTCACTGGTGGCACTTTCTCTCTACATTGTCTATGAG TTCCTGATGTCTGGCTGGCTAAGTTCCTACACCTGGCGCTGCGACCCAGTGGACTTTTCCAACAACCCGGAGGCACTTAGG ATGGTTCGAGTGGCCTGGCTCTTCCTCTTCTCCAAGTTCATTGAGCTGATAGACACA GTGATCTTTGTTCTCCGGAAGAAAGATGGACAGGTGACCTTCCTACATGTCTTCCATCACTCAGTGCTTCCCTGGAGCTGGTGGTGGGGGGTAAAAATAGCCCCAG GAGGAATGGGCTCTTTCCATGCCATGATAAACTCCTCCGTGCACGTCATCATGTACCTGTACTATGGATTGTCTGCCCTTGGCCCTGTGGCTCAGCCCTACCTTTGGTGGAAAAAGCACATGACAGCCATCCAGCTG ATCCAGTTTGTCCTGGTCTCGCTGCACATCTCCCAGTACTACTTCCTGCCCAGTTGTAACTACCAGTACCCAGTCATCATCCACCTCATCTGGATGTACGGCACCATCTTCTTCGTGCTCTTCTCCAATTTCTGGTATCAGTCTTACACTAAAGGCAAGCGGCTGCCCCGTGTACTTCAGCAAAACGGAGTTCCAGGTACCACCAAAGTCAAGGCCAACTAA